A stretch of the Clostridia bacterium genome encodes the following:
- the ruvX gene encoding Holliday junction resolvase RuvX: MRILGLDVGEKNIGVAVSDPSGLTAQPLMTLRRRSREADLAALAALAREYGVEEVVVGLPLRLDGSPGPEAERVVRWARRLEAGLGLPVRYWDERLTTAAAERALLAADLSRRRRRRVVDRTAACLILQGYLDRRQVQGAHNEHGARPDPEGESASAGDVDRYNHQT, from the coding sequence ATGCGTATACTGGGTCTAGATGTGGGGGAGAAGAATATCGGCGTGGCCGTTAGCGATCCCTCAGGTCTCACTGCCCAACCCTTGATGACCCTGCGCCGCCGGTCCCGGGAAGCCGATCTGGCGGCTCTGGCCGCCCTGGCCCGGGAGTACGGGGTAGAGGAAGTGGTGGTGGGCCTGCCGCTCCGGCTTGACGGCAGCCCGGGGCCGGAGGCGGAACGCGTGGTCCGGTGGGCGCGGCGCTTAGAGGCGGGCCTGGGGCTGCCGGTTCGGTATTGGGACGAGCGGCTTACTACCGCCGCGGCCGAACGGGCGCTGTTGGCGGCCGATCTTTCCCGTCGAAGGCGGCGTCGAGTCGTGGACCGCACTGCCGCCTGCCTTATACTCCAGGGTTACCTGGACAGGCGCCAGGTCCAGGGCGCGCACAACGAGCATGGCGCAAGGCCCGACCCCGAGGGGGAGAGTGCAAGCGCCGGCGATGTTGACAGGTATAACCACCAGACGTAG
- a CDS encoding DUF1292 domain-containing protein — MNESDTIVLLDDEGQEHEFMVVDFLEVGEKEYVVLLPLDEEEEGEEGEAVVFRLELDEQGEEVLHEIEDDAEWEAVEKAWEKAMAEE; from the coding sequence GTGAACGAATCCGATACCATCGTCCTGCTGGACGATGAAGGCCAGGAGCACGAGTTTATGGTGGTGGACTTCCTCGAGGTGGGCGAGAAAGAGTACGTGGTCTTATTGCCCCTGGACGAAGAGGAAGAAGGCGAGGAAGGGGAAGCAGTGGTCTTCCGTCTCGAGCTCGACGAGCAGGGCGAGGAGGTCCTTCACGAGATCGAGGACGATGCCGAGTGGGAGGCTGTGGAGAAGGCCTGGGAGAAGGCCATGGCCGAAGAGTAA
- a CDS encoding VanW family protein, whose amino-acid sequence MQNLALAAQAIDGYRVLPGRVFSFNQVVGPRTLEAGYRPGPVLTPLGEQSAAGGGVCQVATTLYNAALRAGLPILERHPHSAAVGYIDPGLDAAVVYGRLDLCFANPSSQALLIRAKLDRGYLRVSLWGRQPVTGPIRVGVRVLATIPPGEVFRIEPGLPPGAQVELYPGREGMQVEVRRRFLGSGREELVSRDSYRARPRVVLRGGSQP is encoded by the coding sequence TTGCAGAATCTGGCCCTGGCGGCACAAGCTATTGACGGATACCGGGTTCTTCCCGGACGAGTCTTTTCCTTTAATCAAGTGGTGGGGCCGCGCACCCTGGAGGCCGGCTACCGGCCGGGACCGGTTCTGACCCCCCTGGGCGAGCAGAGCGCGGCGGGGGGCGGGGTGTGCCAGGTTGCCACCACCCTGTACAACGCTGCCCTCCGGGCCGGGCTGCCGATCCTGGAACGTCACCCTCATTCCGCCGCCGTAGGCTACATCGATCCGGGGCTGGACGCCGCGGTGGTCTACGGTCGTCTGGACTTGTGCTTTGCCAATCCTTCATCCCAGGCGCTGCTTATCCGGGCAAAGCTCGACCGGGGCTACCTGCGCGTTTCCCTCTGGGGGCGGCAGCCGGTAACCGGGCCGATACGGGTAGGGGTAAGAGTGCTGGCCACCATTCCTCCCGGTGAGGTTTTCCGCATTGAACCCGGGCTGCCCCCCGGAGCCCAAGTGGAGCTCTATCCGGGCAGGGAAGGAATGCAAGTAGAAGTCAGGCGGCGGTTCCTGGGCTCGGGCAGGGAAGAGCTGGTCTCGCGGGATTCTTATCGCGCGCGGCCCAGAGTGGTACTGAGGGGCGGGTCCCAACCCTAA
- the mltG gene encoding endolytic transglycosylase MltG — protein MSNSEMPTATLPPRLPWPSYRLGVLAGLLILVLAICSLGFWFERALGPATPPGEEEVVVKIPRGSSPGQIAERLRQEGLIRSAVVFRIYLRLQGLEESLKAGEYRLSPSLSVPEIADTLASGNVVRHRVTIPEGFTLKQIAARLAEAGLIDPERFWQVAAEAPFDYDFLRDGPPGTQRLEGFLFPDTYYFSKDMTEEEIIAAMLRRFREAFTPEMEARCRELSLTVREAVTLASLVEREAKLDAERPLVSAVFHNRLRLGLKLESCATVQYLLDEPRPVLRAEDLKIPSPYNTYLHVGLPPGPIASPGLASLRAALYPASAPYLYFVANPDGSHTFSRTYSAHLAASRSIRSRSATSSSP, from the coding sequence GTGAGTAATTCGGAAATGCCGACGGCAACGCTTCCACCCCGGCTTCCTTGGCCTTCCTACCGGCTGGGCGTACTGGCAGGCCTGTTGATACTGGTCCTGGCTATATGCAGTCTGGGTTTCTGGTTTGAACGAGCTCTAGGGCCGGCAACTCCTCCGGGCGAAGAGGAAGTGGTAGTGAAGATCCCTCGGGGCAGTTCTCCCGGCCAAATTGCCGAGCGACTGCGGCAGGAGGGGCTCATTCGCAGCGCGGTGGTTTTCCGCATATACTTGCGGCTGCAGGGGCTGGAGGAAAGCCTCAAGGCCGGGGAGTACCGGTTGTCGCCAAGTCTTTCCGTTCCCGAGATAGCCGATACTCTGGCCAGCGGAAACGTGGTACGCCACCGGGTCACCATTCCCGAGGGGTTCACCCTCAAGCAGATAGCTGCCCGTCTCGCCGAGGCCGGCCTCATAGACCCGGAGCGTTTTTGGCAGGTGGCTGCCGAAGCCCCCTTCGATTACGACTTCCTGCGGGACGGGCCGCCGGGAACTCAGCGGCTGGAGGGCTTTCTCTTTCCCGATACGTATTATTTTTCCAAAGACATGACCGAGGAAGAAATAATAGCGGCCATGCTGCGGCGTTTCCGGGAGGCCTTCACTCCGGAAATGGAGGCCCGGTGTCGGGAGTTGTCGCTCACCGTGCGGGAGGCGGTCACGCTGGCCTCACTGGTGGAGCGGGAGGCCAAGCTGGACGCGGAAAGACCCCTGGTGTCGGCGGTTTTTCACAACCGGCTCCGCCTGGGATTAAAACTAGAGTCCTGTGCTACGGTGCAGTACCTTCTCGATGAGCCCCGACCGGTTCTTCGCGCCGAGGACCTCAAGATTCCTTCCCCCTACAATACCTACCTTCACGTCGGCCTACCCCCGGGTCCGATAGCCTCACCCGGCTTGGCTTCGCTGCGGGCGGCACTTTATCCTGCCTCGGCGCCTTATCTTTACTTTGTGGCCAATCCCGACGGCAGTCATACTTTTAGCCGCACTTACTCCGCCCACCTTGCCGCCAGCCGGTCGATCCGCAGTCGTTCCGCCACCTCCTCTTCGCCCTGA
- a CDS encoding Hsp20/alpha crystallin family protein: protein MYVSAFNPQAMAFAQGGQMASALPPALTWTAQPIATAGMMPPAYPGIGYMLPASSAWVPAISAGAFGLPMGHAITYSFVPAMGTGIASSALGPEFRYLHTGAGLVEPRVEISETNSDIVVTAELPNINPSDLNLTVTDDSLSISCTAFAGGIPTSVHRTIALPTSVKAEQVTANYSNGILECRLPKSDLAARRRIRVNPMG from the coding sequence ATGTACGTAAGCGCCTTCAATCCTCAGGCCATGGCTTTCGCCCAAGGCGGACAGATGGCCTCGGCTCTGCCTCCGGCCCTTACCTGGACTGCCCAGCCGATTGCCACGGCAGGGATGATGCCCCCCGCTTATCCGGGTATAGGGTACATGCTGCCGGCAAGCAGTGCCTGGGTGCCGGCCATTAGCGCCGGAGCCTTCGGCTTGCCGATGGGTCACGCCATTACGTACAGCTTCGTGCCGGCCATGGGTACGGGCATCGCCTCGTCGGCCCTCGGCCCCGAGTTCCGCTACCTGCATACCGGGGCAGGGCTGGTAGAGCCGCGGGTAGAGATTTCGGAGACCAACAGCGACATTGTGGTTACCGCCGAGCTTCCCAACATTAACCCCAGCGACCTTAACCTGACGGTGACCGACGATTCGTTGAGCATTTCCTGCACCGCGTTTGCCGGCGGTATTCCCACCAGCGTCCACCGTACCATCGCCTTGCCTACTTCGGTAAAGGCCGAGCAGGTCACCGCCAATTACAGCAACGGGATCCTGGAGTGCCGCCTGCCCAAGTCGGACCTTGCGGCCCGCAGGCGCATTCGGGTAAATCCTATGGGCTAG
- a CDS encoding Hsp20/alpha crystallin family protein, with protein sequence MYHIQVAWPYFSTALPPTELPTATPAAPAPRVDLLESDREVVVIMEVPGSKADQLAVEVHDQQLEVSGSVGSGLSEAQPGLVYRYRERAQGDFRRLLSLPARVDSALATATLREGLLMVRLPKADRSPSQPRKVSIG encoded by the coding sequence GTGTACCACATACAGGTAGCGTGGCCCTATTTTTCCACCGCCCTCCCCCCGACGGAGCTGCCGACGGCTACTCCTGCGGCCCCGGCCCCCCGTGTGGATCTCCTGGAATCCGACCGGGAGGTAGTGGTGATCATGGAGGTTCCCGGCAGCAAGGCCGACCAACTGGCCGTGGAGGTGCACGATCAGCAGCTGGAGGTCAGCGGAAGCGTAGGCTCCGGCCTGTCCGAGGCCCAGCCCGGTCTGGTTTACCGCTACCGGGAGCGGGCCCAAGGGGATTTTCGCCGCCTGCTGAGTCTGCCTGCGCGGGTGGATTCTGCTCTGGCCACGGCCACCCTTCGGGAAGGGCTCTTGATGGTGCGCCTCCCCAAGGCAGACCGCTCCCCGTCTCAACCCAGGAAGGTGAGCATAGGCTAG
- a CDS encoding aldehyde dehydrogenase, which translates to MRYAETGYNLEVDLSTGKVEKVETDPRWTELFLGGLGTNARLIWDRVPPEADAFSEENILVISAGLLVGTPVIGANRAIVSSISPTTGLFVFSMAGGFFGPELKHAGYDKIIIKGKSPKPVYLWIHNDHVEIRDASHLRGKGSLETIELLRQELKDPRAQGIAIGPAGENRVYFASIETTRGSFSRAGVGAVMGDKGLKAVMVRGTREVNVLQPREVYEFSNEVLRFIRHRKENPLKGVQPIHETIGAPQEMVIDDEEWHCNNFAWGHARQRRRDFWNKEVEQRWAEITNQVRKRLIGCYNCPLYCTALISVPGYYPYHLKCFTKLTYVLAAYGDLDFGFKINSYSVQYGFDGYSAAQVCAFAVELYENGILTDKDMPGFPSNNEERFFWLLDKIAHREGIGDILADGVYRAARQIGRGAEAFDHNTIKKLEQVPIKLGMLNPIYFLMWSTNEKGNITQVEGQVPQVHLTPEQKENFIKDWVQLPTKYADKIKAWLRDWQPRGERSYPFWPSLDTVCALVDWQEVMHYLDDCLGLCSGLDAFAYKPPYHVHNMPHLLKITAGLELDEESLWDAAVRVRTLVRAINNSRGLRRKDDKPPEDHWKHRFPEYEAKLIDAFYQHRGWNQDGIPTKETLERLQMGFVAEEFIRRGILTEAAAEAK; encoded by the coding sequence GTGAGGTATGCGGAAACCGGATATAACCTGGAAGTGGATCTTTCTACCGGCAAGGTGGAAAAAGTAGAGACCGACCCCCGCTGGACGGAATTGTTTCTTGGGGGGCTAGGGACCAACGCCCGGCTAATCTGGGATAGAGTTCCGCCGGAGGCAGACGCGTTTTCCGAGGAGAACATACTGGTTATTAGCGCCGGGCTGCTCGTAGGTACGCCGGTGATCGGGGCGAACCGGGCGATCGTGAGCAGCATCTCTCCAACGACCGGACTCTTCGTGTTTTCCATGGCCGGAGGCTTCTTCGGCCCGGAACTCAAGCACGCCGGATACGACAAAATAATCATTAAAGGAAAATCGCCCAAACCAGTATATCTTTGGATTCATAACGATCACGTCGAGATCCGGGACGCCAGCCACCTGCGGGGCAAAGGCAGCCTGGAAACGATCGAGCTCTTGCGGCAGGAGCTCAAAGACCCGCGGGCCCAGGGAATAGCCATCGGTCCGGCGGGCGAAAACCGCGTGTACTTCGCCTCCATTGAGACCACGCGGGGCAGTTTCAGCCGCGCGGGCGTGGGCGCGGTGATGGGGGACAAAGGTCTCAAGGCGGTGATGGTCCGGGGAACCCGAGAGGTCAACGTGCTCCAGCCGCGCGAAGTCTACGAGTTCAGCAACGAGGTGCTGAGGTTCATACGGCACCGCAAGGAGAACCCGCTCAAGGGCGTGCAGCCCATTCACGAGACCATCGGTGCCCCTCAGGAAATGGTAATCGACGACGAAGAGTGGCACTGCAACAACTTCGCCTGGGGACACGCCCGCCAGAGGAGACGTGACTTCTGGAACAAGGAAGTCGAGCAAAGGTGGGCCGAGATTACCAACCAGGTCAGAAAGCGGCTGATCGGCTGCTACAACTGCCCGCTCTACTGCACCGCTCTTATTTCCGTTCCCGGATACTATCCCTACCACCTCAAATGCTTCACCAAGCTGACCTACGTGCTGGCGGCCTATGGAGATTTGGACTTCGGCTTCAAGATCAATTCCTATTCCGTGCAGTACGGATTCGACGGGTACTCGGCCGCGCAGGTGTGCGCCTTTGCCGTCGAGCTCTACGAGAACGGCATTCTGACCGACAAGGACATGCCGGGTTTCCCCTCCAACAACGAGGAGCGCTTCTTCTGGCTGCTGGATAAGATCGCCCACCGCGAGGGCATCGGCGATATCCTGGCCGACGGCGTCTACCGGGCGGCCCGGCAGATCGGTCGCGGCGCCGAAGCCTTCGACCACAACACCATCAAGAAGCTGGAGCAGGTACCGATCAAGCTGGGGATGCTCAACCCGATCTACTTCCTCATGTGGTCCACCAACGAGAAAGGAAACATCACCCAGGTCGAGGGCCAGGTGCCGCAAGTGCACCTTACCCCGGAGCAGAAGGAAAACTTCATCAAGGACTGGGTCCAGCTTCCCACCAAGTACGCGGACAAGATAAAGGCCTGGCTCCGGGATTGGCAGCCGCGGGGAGAGCGCTCTTATCCCTTCTGGCCTTCCCTGGATACGGTCTGCGCCCTGGTAGACTGGCAGGAGGTCATGCACTATCTGGACGACTGCCTGGGGCTCTGTTCCGGCCTGGATGCCTTTGCCTACAAGCCTCCCTACCATGTGCACAATATGCCCCACCTGTTGAAGATAACCGCCGGTTTGGAGCTGGACGAGGAGTCCTTGTGGGACGCGGCGGTGAGAGTAAGGACCCTGGTACGGGCCATTAACAACAGCCGCGGGCTGAGAAGGAAAGACGACAAGCCGCCCGAGGACCACTGGAAGCACCGCTTCCCCGAGTACGAGGCCAAGCTCATCGACGCCTTCTACCAGCACCGAGGCTGGAATCAGGACGGTATTCCCACCAAGGAGACTCTGGAGCGGCTGCAAATGGGCTTCGTTGCCGAAGAGTTCATCCGCAGGGGCATCCTTACCGAAGCCGCTGCGGAGGCCAAGTAG
- a CDS encoding (4Fe-4S)-binding protein yields the protein MSGEQIKKKKVKVIKIDPSKCTGCRSCELICSASHATPKYGSTNPAKARIRVMFKPLENIYLPVMAGEYTPAECPGRYSIIIDGQEYGECAFCRASCPSRDLFKEPDSGLPLKCDLCESDPTLEKPLCVQWCYHEALTYEEREEEVTEEVKLDQMEVALESLVDRYGLEKIVEGIARMASKG from the coding sequence ATGAGTGGAGAGCAAATCAAGAAGAAAAAAGTCAAGGTCATAAAGATCGACCCGAGCAAGTGCACGGGCTGTCGCTCCTGCGAGTTGATTTGCAGCGCCTCCCACGCTACGCCCAAGTACGGGAGCACCAACCCGGCCAAGGCGCGCATTCGCGTGATGTTCAAGCCGCTTGAAAACATATATCTTCCGGTTATGGCCGGCGAGTACACCCCGGCCGAGTGCCCGGGCCGCTATTCTATCATCATTGACGGCCAGGAGTACGGCGAGTGCGCGTTCTGTCGGGCTTCCTGTCCTTCGAGGGACCTCTTCAAAGAACCCGATTCCGGCTTACCTCTGAAGTGTGACCTGTGCGAGAGCGACCCCACTCTGGAAAAGCCCCTGTGCGTCCAGTGGTGCTATCACGAGGCCTTGACCTACGAAGAGAGGGAAGAAGAGGTAACCGAGGAAGTGAAGCTGGACCAGATGGAGGTTGCTCTGGAGTCGCTGGTAGACAGGTACGGTCTGGAGAAGATAGTGGAAGGCATTGCCCGCATGGCCTCTAAGGGCTAA
- a CDS encoding (Fe-S)-binding protein gives METVAPFKEAIQEIKESGGDVVKYCYECGKCDTICPWNKVTNFSVRRLMRESNFGLAEIEREEIWRCTTCARCTLRCPRGVKQPDAMVALRRIATKYGVYPAPVYPVRTAMAGLTAEGNPFGEERAKRTQWTDGLPVKAFSEGTEVLYFPGCYPSYDPRLKKVARATATILSKAGVDYGILGTKENCCGESIRRTGNEELFKRLAKENIKTFIDNGVKKIVVSSPHCFHTFKNEYPQFSVNFEVMHVSQLLWELIRDGKLQITKGYPKRVTYHDPCYLGRHNGVFDEPREVLKRIPGLELVEMPESGKNSLCCGMGGGRIWMETPKNERFSNLRLEQAREVGAEVLITCCPYCITSFEDSRLILEYTDVLEVKDLTEVLAEVI, from the coding sequence ATGGAAACCGTAGCCCCTTTCAAAGAGGCAATACAGGAGATAAAGGAAAGCGGCGGCGACGTTGTCAAGTACTGCTACGAGTGCGGTAAGTGCGACACCATTTGTCCGTGGAACAAGGTCACGAATTTCAGCGTGCGGCGGCTAATGCGAGAATCCAACTTTGGCCTGGCGGAAATCGAGCGGGAAGAGATTTGGCGCTGCACCACCTGCGCGCGCTGTACGTTGCGGTGTCCGCGAGGGGTAAAGCAGCCGGACGCCATGGTGGCCCTGCGGCGGATCGCAACCAAGTACGGCGTTTACCCTGCTCCGGTGTACCCCGTCCGGACGGCCATGGCCGGCCTCACGGCGGAAGGGAACCCCTTCGGCGAGGAACGGGCAAAGAGGACGCAGTGGACCGACGGGCTTCCGGTCAAAGCCTTCAGCGAGGGAACCGAGGTCCTGTACTTCCCCGGGTGTTATCCCAGTTACGATCCCCGGCTGAAGAAGGTGGCTCGGGCCACGGCCACCATTCTCAGCAAGGCCGGGGTGGACTACGGCATCCTGGGCACCAAGGAAAACTGCTGCGGGGAGAGCATCCGGCGGACGGGTAACGAAGAACTCTTCAAACGCCTGGCCAAGGAGAACATCAAGACCTTCATCGACAACGGGGTGAAGAAGATCGTCGTTTCCTCGCCGCATTGCTTCCACACTTTCAAGAACGAATACCCGCAGTTCAGCGTGAACTTCGAGGTAATGCACGTTTCCCAGCTCCTTTGGGAGCTAATCAGGGACGGAAAGCTCCAGATCACCAAGGGGTATCCGAAGCGGGTAACGTATCATGACCCCTGCTATCTGGGCCGGCACAACGGCGTATTCGACGAGCCTCGAGAGGTTCTCAAACGCATACCGGGTCTGGAACTGGTAGAGATGCCCGAGTCCGGGAAGAACAGCCTCTGCTGCGGTATGGGCGGGGGCCGGATATGGATGGAGACTCCCAAGAACGAGCGGTTTTCCAACCTGCGACTGGAGCAGGCCCGGGAGGTAGGGGCAGAGGTGCTGATCACCTGTTGTCCCTACTGCATCACCAGCTTTGAGGACAGCCGGCTCATCCTTGAGTACACCGACGTGCTGGAAGTCAAGGACCTCACCGAGGTGCTGGCGGAGGTTATCTAG